A part of Thermococcus sp. JdF3 genomic DNA contains:
- a CDS encoding signal peptidase I — protein sequence MEDGWKKDLAWVLIAVIVVFIFQFGLKVALHTDSPLVIVVSGSMEPVFYRGDVVLLKGISEENINDVHINDVIVYKRPGYEYPIIHRVREISEVNLGGKTEKCFLTWGDNNWAPDPEYPTPYGMVPCVPAYAVEDKALLVLPKIGLIPLEIRENLGLG from the coding sequence ATGGAAGACGGGTGGAAGAAAGATCTAGCATGGGTGCTGATAGCGGTCATAGTTGTCTTCATCTTCCAGTTCGGCCTTAAGGTTGCGCTCCACACTGACTCCCCCCTCGTCATAGTCGTTAGCGGCTCGATGGAGCCCGTCTTCTACCGCGGGGACGTCGTCCTGCTGAAGGGGATAAGCGAGGAGAACATCAACGATGTTCACATCAACGACGTCATCGTTTACAAGCGTCCCGGCTACGAGTATCCCATCATCCATCGCGTTAGGGAGATAAGCGAGGTGAACCTCGGCGGTAAGACCGAGAAGTGCTTCCTCACATGGGGCGACAACAACTGGGCGCCCGACCCCGAATACCCGACCCCCTACGGTATGGTGCCGTGCGTCCCGGCCTACGCCGTCGAGGACAAGGCCCTGCTGGTGCTCCCGAAGATAGGCCTCATTCCCCTTGAAATCAGGGAGAACCTGGGCCTGGGATGA
- a CDS encoding phospholipase D-like domain-containing protein, producing the protein MRSKVYLAAILVAAMLAVAGCLGSTSTVGTATTEKTVPVERTETITKTVTVTETEYIVNQGAETELRKNLTACLENLRLLNATLNRTSESLEELSAKYRDCLLEKSKREENVPPVKLLVDDAYYRSLIEDIRGARESVYVTMFLMKYDPNDSYDHANDLIRALVEARKRGVSVHVILENSIEDNRKAYDYLRSNGVDVVFDSPAVTLHTKMVVIDGGVVYIGSHNWSEAALDWNHEVSVRIESQEIAETLLEYFEEIKRGY; encoded by the coding sequence ATGCGATCAAAAGTGTACCTAGCGGCCATACTGGTGGCAGCGATGCTCGCGGTGGCGGGCTGTCTCGGGAGCACCTCAACAGTCGGAACCGCCACCACCGAAAAGACGGTACCGGTGGAGAGAACCGAGACCATCACGAAAACCGTCACCGTAACTGAGACTGAGTACATCGTAAACCAGGGTGCCGAAACGGAGCTAAGGAAAAACTTAACAGCCTGCCTGGAGAACCTGAGGCTTTTGAACGCGACGCTGAACAGGACGAGTGAGAGCCTGGAGGAGCTCAGCGCGAAGTACCGCGACTGCCTGCTGGAGAAGTCAAAAAGGGAGGAGAACGTTCCTCCTGTGAAGCTGCTGGTGGACGACGCGTATTACAGGAGCCTCATCGAGGACATACGGGGTGCGCGGGAGAGCGTTTACGTCACTATGTTCCTGATGAAGTACGATCCCAACGATAGCTACGATCACGCCAACGACCTGATAAGGGCGCTGGTGGAGGCCAGGAAGAGGGGCGTGAGCGTCCACGTGATACTCGAAAACAGCATCGAGGATAACAGGAAGGCCTACGACTACCTCCGCTCCAACGGGGTCGACGTGGTCTTTGATTCCCCCGCGGTAACCCTCCACACCAAGATGGTGGTGATAGACGGCGGGGTGGTTTACATCGGAAGTCACAACTGGAGCGAGGCCGCGCTGGACTGGAACCACGAGGTGAGCGTTAGGATCGAGTCCCAGGAAATAGCGGAGACGCTCCTGGAGTACTTCGAGGAGATTAAAAGGGGGTATTAG
- the alaS gene encoding alanine--tRNA ligase yields MSMDMTTRMFKEEGWIRKRCPKCGKFFWTLDPDRKTCGDPPCDEYSFIGKPGIPKKYSLEEMREAFLSFFERKGHGRVKRFPVLPRWRDDVLLVGASIMDFQPWVISGEADPPANPLTISQPSIRFTDIDNVGITGRHFTIFEMMAHHAFNYPGRPVYWMDETVELAFEFFTRELGMKPEDITFKENPWAGGGNAGPAFEVLYRGLEVATLVFMQYKKAPKDADPAQVVEIKGDYYVPMETRVVDTGYGLERLVWMSHGTPTAYDAVLGYVVEPLKKMAGVEKIDERILMENSRLAGMFDIEDMGDLRYLREQVAKRVGISVEELTKAVRPYELIYAVADHTKALTFMLADGVIPSNVKAGYLARLLIRKSIRHLRELGLEVPLAEIVAMHIRELSPTYPEFKEMEDVILDIVNVEERRYQETLRRGSDLVKREVAKLKKAGRDEIPLERLLLFYESHGLTPEIVAEVAQKEGIRVEIPDNFYTLVAKEAERAEKKAAAEYAVDFELVKDLPDTRTLYYEDPFMREFDAEVLKVIDDWVVLNQTAFYPEGGGQPCDLGELEVEGEKVEVRDVQKIGKVILHRVERPELFRPGAKVHGRIDWDRRIQHMRHHTGTHVLMGALVRVLGKHVWQAGSQLHTDWARLDISHYKRISEDELREIERLANRAVMENRKVTWEWLPRTEAEMKYGFRLYQGGVVPGRTIRVLKIEDWDVQACGGTHLPNTGLIGPIKILRTERIQDGVERIIFAAGEAAVDWMQETERLLKRTAETFRVPPEKVPETAERFFSEWKEARKEVEKLRKELAKLLVYELEGKVEKVGEVEFIGAVVEGAMDDLREAANKLRKEKRVVVLISREGHFVVAVGDGLDVKAGELARAVTSVAGGGGGGRKELAQGRVKNPLKAEEAIEEVKRSLG; encoded by the coding sequence ATGAGCATGGACATGACCACGAGGATGTTTAAGGAAGAGGGGTGGATAAGAAAGCGGTGCCCCAAGTGCGGAAAGTTCTTCTGGACGCTCGACCCGGACAGGAAGACCTGCGGTGACCCGCCGTGTGACGAGTACTCCTTCATCGGAAAGCCTGGAATCCCGAAGAAGTACAGCCTGGAGGAAATGAGGGAGGCGTTCCTGAGCTTCTTTGAGAGAAAGGGCCACGGGAGGGTAAAGCGCTTCCCGGTTCTCCCCCGCTGGCGTGATGACGTTCTCCTCGTCGGGGCTTCGATCATGGACTTCCAGCCATGGGTCATAAGCGGTGAAGCGGACCCGCCGGCCAACCCTCTCACGATAAGCCAGCCGTCGATTCGCTTCACCGACATAGACAACGTCGGAATCACGGGCAGGCACTTCACGATATTCGAGATGATGGCGCACCACGCCTTCAACTACCCTGGCAGGCCGGTTTACTGGATGGACGAGACCGTTGAGCTTGCCTTTGAGTTCTTCACCCGGGAGCTTGGGATGAAGCCAGAAGACATAACCTTCAAGGAGAACCCCTGGGCCGGCGGAGGAAACGCGGGCCCGGCCTTCGAGGTGCTCTACCGCGGTCTTGAGGTTGCTACCCTGGTTTTCATGCAGTATAAGAAGGCGCCAAAGGACGCCGACCCGGCTCAGGTTGTGGAGATCAAGGGCGACTACTACGTCCCGATGGAGACGAGGGTCGTTGACACCGGATATGGCCTTGAGAGGCTCGTCTGGATGAGCCACGGGACGCCTACCGCCTACGACGCCGTCCTCGGCTACGTGGTGGAGCCGCTCAAGAAGATGGCAGGGGTTGAAAAGATAGACGAGAGAATTCTGATGGAGAACTCCCGCCTGGCGGGTATGTTCGACATCGAGGACATGGGCGACCTGAGGTACCTCCGCGAGCAGGTGGCCAAACGCGTCGGAATCAGCGTTGAGGAGCTTACAAAGGCTGTGAGGCCCTACGAGCTGATATACGCGGTGGCCGACCACACCAAGGCTTTAACCTTCATGCTCGCCGACGGCGTTATCCCGTCCAACGTCAAGGCGGGCTACCTCGCGAGGCTCCTGATAAGGAAGAGCATAAGGCACCTCCGTGAGCTCGGCCTCGAGGTCCCGCTGGCGGAGATAGTGGCCATGCACATCAGGGAGCTCTCGCCGACCTATCCCGAGTTCAAGGAGATGGAGGACGTCATTCTCGACATCGTCAACGTCGAGGAGAGGCGCTACCAGGAGACCCTCAGGCGCGGAAGCGACCTCGTGAAGCGAGAGGTGGCCAAGCTCAAGAAGGCCGGCAGGGATGAGATTCCGCTCGAAAGGCTCCTCCTGTTCTACGAGAGCCACGGACTGACGCCGGAGATCGTCGCGGAGGTGGCGCAGAAGGAGGGAATCAGGGTCGAGATCCCCGACAACTTCTACACGCTGGTCGCTAAGGAAGCGGAGAGGGCAGAGAAGAAGGCCGCCGCTGAATACGCCGTTGACTTCGAACTGGTCAAGGATCTCCCTGACACGAGGACGCTCTACTACGAGGATCCGTTCATGAGGGAGTTCGATGCCGAGGTTCTCAAGGTCATAGACGACTGGGTGGTGCTCAACCAGACCGCCTTCTATCCGGAGGGCGGCGGCCAGCCGTGCGACCTCGGTGAGCTCGAAGTTGAGGGGGAGAAGGTCGAGGTCAGGGACGTTCAGAAGATAGGCAAGGTCATCCTCCACAGGGTCGAGAGGCCGGAGCTCTTCAGGCCCGGTGCGAAGGTTCACGGAAGGATTGACTGGGACAGGAGAATCCAGCACATGCGCCACCACACCGGAACCCACGTCCTCATGGGTGCCCTCGTAAGGGTTCTCGGAAAGCACGTCTGGCAGGCCGGTTCACAGCTCCACACTGACTGGGCCAGGCTGGACATAAGCCACTACAAGCGCATAAGTGAGGATGAGCTCAGGGAGATTGAGAGGCTCGCCAACAGGGCCGTCATGGAGAACAGGAAGGTGACCTGGGAGTGGCTTCCGAGGACCGAGGCCGAGATGAAGTACGGCTTCCGCCTCTACCAGGGCGGTGTCGTTCCGGGAAGGACTATTAGGGTCCTTAAGATTGAGGACTGGGACGTCCAGGCCTGCGGTGGAACGCACCTGCCCAACACCGGCCTAATCGGTCCGATCAAGATTCTGAGAACCGAGCGTATACAGGACGGTGTTGAGAGGATAATCTTCGCCGCCGGAGAGGCCGCGGTTGACTGGATGCAGGAGACCGAGAGGCTTCTCAAGAGAACCGCCGAGACCTTCCGCGTCCCGCCCGAGAAGGTGCCGGAGACGGCCGAGCGCTTCTTCAGCGAGTGGAAGGAGGCAAGAAAGGAGGTCGAGAAGCTCAGGAAGGAGCTGGCCAAGCTCCTCGTCTACGAGCTCGAGGGGAAGGTCGAGAAGGTTGGGGAGGTTGAGTTCATCGGAGCCGTCGTTGAGGGCGCGATGGACGACCTCCGCGAGGCGGCCAACAAGCTCAGGAAGGAGAAGCGCGTCGTCGTCCTCATCAGCAGGGAGGGCCACTTCGTCGTTGCCGTTGGCGACGGCCTGGACGTAAAGGCCGGGGAGCTGGCCAGGGCAGTAACCTCAGTCGCCGGCGGTGGCGGTGGCGGAAGGAAGGAGCTCGCCCAGGGCAGGGTGAAGAACCCGCTGAAGGCGGAGGAGGCGATAGAGGAGGTTAAGAGAAGTCTCGGCTGA
- a CDS encoding Nif3-like dinuclear metal center hexameric protein, with protein sequence MNRDELVAFLDEYLNVQAYPDKSSNGLQVEGKAEVERVAFAVDTTLRTIERAAKAGADMMVVHHGMIWGGLGYITGIHYRRLKALMESGINLYAAHLPLDAHPGVGNNVELLRLLGIEPRGPFGEYRGLSVGFYGEFDELQSIEKVAQIIAEKLGTTVRTYEFGEREIKTVGAVSGAGAFALEEAHRKGIDLLVTGEFTHADYLTAIDLPQSVLVAGHYKTETLGVKALMRVLREKFDVEVIFIDEPTGL encoded by the coding sequence ATGAACCGCGACGAGCTGGTGGCGTTCCTTGACGAATACCTCAACGTTCAGGCTTACCCCGACAAGTCGAGCAACGGCCTCCAGGTGGAGGGGAAGGCGGAGGTCGAAAGGGTCGCCTTTGCAGTTGATACCACTCTAAGAACAATCGAGAGGGCCGCAAAGGCCGGAGCCGACATGATGGTGGTCCACCACGGCATGATATGGGGCGGCCTCGGATACATCACCGGGATACACTACAGACGCCTGAAGGCCCTCATGGAGAGCGGGATAAACCTCTACGCCGCCCACCTGCCCCTCGACGCCCACCCCGGGGTCGGCAACAACGTCGAACTGCTCCGCCTCCTCGGCATTGAGCCCAGGGGCCCCTTCGGCGAGTACAGGGGGCTGAGCGTGGGTTTCTATGGGGAGTTCGACGAGCTGCAGTCGATCGAGAAGGTGGCGCAGATAATCGCCGAGAAGCTCGGCACGACCGTCAGAACCTACGAGTTCGGGGAGAGGGAGATAAAAACTGTCGGTGCCGTGAGCGGCGCCGGGGCCTTCGCACTTGAGGAGGCGCACAGAAAGGGAATCGACCTGCTCGTAACGGGCGAATTCACCCACGCGGATTATCTAACGGCCATCGATCTGCCCCAGAGCGTCCTCGTCGCCGGCCACTACAAGACCGAGACTCTCGGAGTCAAGGCTCTGATGCGGGTCCTCAGAGAAAAGTTTGACGTGGAGGTTATCTTCATAGACGAGCCGACTGGGCTTTGA
- a CDS encoding tRNA uridine(34) 5-carboxymethylaminomethyl modification radical SAM/GNAT enzyme Elp3 produces the protein MGEGEFRKAVEELARLVMSGEIKSKEELNRWKIKVSRKYHLSKIPGNSDILRAIPEDRREEFRDLLKRKPTRTISGVAVVAMMTKPFPCPHGRCIYCPGGPSVGSPQSYTGREPSALRAVQSAYHPYIIMMRRLKQLTDIGHDVDKVEVIIQGGTFPAVDLDYQEWFVKCAFKAMNDFPHFREVENLEEKLVRLIVHSDESVLEEDPKFKEAWEKTHAKPYYYLEDEQRRNERAKVRMVGLTIETRPDWAFERHIDRMLKLGTTRVELGVQTVFNFIHERTRRGHGVEEIVRATQLLRDAGLKINYHIMPGLPGSNFERDLYTFRAIFEDPRFRPDMLKVYPTLVTADAPLYRWWKEGKYRPYRTEEAVELLVEAYRFFPKWVRVMRIQRDIPVQLIVDGVRHSNLGQLVFNELVKRGVRPREIRFREVGHMMEKFGVQPEVEHIKLLREDYDAAGGREIFLSFEDTKNDVLIGFIRLRIPSEKAHRKEINCCPSSIVRELHVYGPLVPIGGKPRYEWQHRGYGRELLAEAERIAREEFDVKKMLVISGVGVRNYYRKFGYRKNGPYVAKRLDRGYADFETGGHFDGHLNT, from the coding sequence ATGGGTGAGGGTGAGTTTAGGAAGGCCGTTGAAGAACTCGCGAGACTGGTTATGTCAGGTGAGATAAAGAGTAAGGAGGAGCTCAACCGCTGGAAGATCAAGGTCTCGCGTAAGTATCATCTCTCAAAGATTCCCGGTAACTCGGACATCCTCAGGGCCATCCCGGAGGACAGGCGCGAGGAGTTCAGGGATCTGCTCAAGCGAAAGCCGACGAGGACGATAAGCGGCGTTGCGGTAGTGGCCATGATGACCAAGCCCTTCCCGTGCCCACACGGGCGCTGCATCTACTGTCCGGGCGGTCCGAGCGTTGGCTCTCCCCAGAGCTACACCGGAAGGGAGCCCTCTGCCCTGAGGGCCGTTCAGAGCGCCTACCATCCGTACATCATCATGATGCGTCGCCTAAAGCAGCTCACCGACATAGGCCACGACGTGGACAAGGTCGAGGTCATAATCCAGGGCGGAACATTCCCGGCCGTTGATCTGGACTATCAGGAGTGGTTCGTCAAGTGCGCCTTCAAAGCGATGAACGACTTCCCGCACTTCAGGGAGGTAGAAAACCTTGAGGAGAAGCTCGTCAGGCTGATAGTCCACAGTGATGAGTCCGTCTTGGAGGAGGATCCGAAGTTCAAGGAGGCCTGGGAGAAAACCCACGCAAAGCCCTACTACTACCTCGAAGACGAGCAGAGGAGGAACGAGAGGGCTAAGGTCAGAATGGTCGGGCTTACGATAGAAACGCGCCCCGACTGGGCCTTTGAGAGGCACATAGACAGGATGCTGAAACTCGGAACGACGAGGGTTGAGCTCGGCGTTCAGACGGTATTCAACTTCATCCACGAGAGGACCAGAAGGGGACACGGCGTCGAGGAGATAGTCAGGGCCACCCAGCTTTTGCGCGACGCGGGCCTTAAAATCAACTACCACATAATGCCGGGCCTGCCGGGAAGCAACTTCGAGAGGGACCTCTACACCTTCCGCGCCATCTTCGAGGATCCCCGCTTCCGCCCGGACATGCTGAAGGTGTATCCCACCCTGGTTACGGCAGATGCGCCGCTCTACCGCTGGTGGAAGGAGGGTAAATACCGCCCCTACCGCACGGAGGAGGCGGTGGAACTTCTCGTCGAGGCCTACAGGTTCTTCCCGAAGTGGGTTCGCGTGATGAGAATCCAGCGCGATATACCGGTTCAGCTCATCGTTGATGGGGTCAGGCACTCCAATCTGGGCCAGCTCGTCTTCAACGAACTCGTAAAGCGCGGGGTAAGGCCGAGGGAGATCAGGTTTAGAGAAGTCGGCCACATGATGGAGAAGTTCGGGGTTCAGCCCGAGGTCGAGCACATAAAGCTCCTCCGCGAGGACTACGATGCCGCCGGGGGAAGGGAGATATTCCTGAGCTTCGAGGACACAAAGAACGACGTTCTTATCGGCTTCATCCGCCTCAGGATTCCGAGTGAAAAGGCCCACAGGAAGGAGATAAACTGCTGTCCCTCCTCGATAGTCAGGGAGCTCCACGTTTATGGCCCTCTCGTCCCGATTGGGGGCAAGCCCAGGTACGAGTGGCAGCACAGGGGCTACGGAAGGGAACTGCTGGCGGAGGCCGAGAGGATAGCGAGAGAGGAGTTCGACGTGAAGAAGATGCTCGTTATAAGCGGCGTCGGTGTTAGGAACTACTACAGGAAGTTCGGCTACCGGAAGAACGGGCCCTACGTCGCCAAGAGGCTCGATAGGGGCTATGCGGACTTTGAGACGGGAGGCCACTTCGATGGACACCTGAACACATAG
- a CDS encoding NEW3 domain-containing protein — protein MEMKKALTAVLFFLLLAVPAASAETISLTLHVGQSVTVNGIPIEFADFSSDGKAAFRINGTTYVLSFGDTVKVTEGLNMTAGSLKPGEGAVHIILSGDDIRVESPPDNIALETQFPSKITKPGGQVTFTITIKNRGKDAFIPLSIDAPAGWDTKITAGDSEINGVYLQQGESTQVTVAVKTSRRTGKFPVTLHAGESELRLIVTVEASGVDIYCNYPAKEVEAGEKVSFQLHISSSTPVILPLSAEVPESWNAKFMADGQPVRAVKVSGEALVEVVVSVPSDASVGEYEIKVKAGNAEETLGVYVNKTHAGENGTLSVKVTDEGSGTYVAGAKVELLRDGKTVTEAKTLSDGTASIEAPEGHYTVRISKESYRKVEKNVEIKAGRRKELYVSMRRLPYYMDISVPEPSKSQVLGRSFTYTVVLKNLGTEDDTYSLSLSVPQNWGGMVVEDPASRTGITSAYVRSGEEKQFYVLLIPPDTAELGTYRSTLRVVSTGSGEEREINLTAKLTGSYGLTVTLERYSLKVDAGDEAKTTVRAYNTGTSPLTNVRLEVKAPKGWNVKVEPRKVPSLGRDDEVEFTIEVAVPENVDAGDYLITVNAISDQKTKEASIRVTVSKGSGQTYLGLAIILGALLVLGLLLRRYGRR, from the coding sequence ATGGAGATGAAGAAGGCCCTCACGGCGGTCCTTTTTTTCCTCCTTCTGGCCGTCCCCGCGGCGTCCGCTGAAACCATCAGCCTAACCCTTCACGTGGGGCAGAGCGTAACGGTCAACGGGATCCCCATAGAGTTCGCGGACTTTTCAAGCGATGGGAAAGCCGCCTTCAGGATAAACGGAACCACGTATGTTCTCTCATTCGGGGACACTGTGAAGGTTACGGAAGGCCTGAACATGACGGCGGGCAGCCTTAAGCCAGGGGAGGGTGCGGTTCATATCATACTCTCCGGCGACGATATCCGCGTAGAAAGTCCCCCCGACAACATAGCACTGGAAACCCAGTTCCCCAGCAAGATAACCAAACCCGGGGGACAGGTTACCTTCACCATAACCATAAAGAACAGGGGAAAGGACGCCTTTATTCCCCTCTCCATAGATGCCCCTGCAGGATGGGATACCAAGATAACAGCAGGAGATTCGGAAATCAATGGAGTTTACCTCCAACAGGGAGAGAGCACCCAGGTGACCGTTGCTGTCAAAACCTCCCGGAGAACCGGTAAATTCCCGGTAACCCTTCACGCTGGGGAGAGCGAGTTGAGGCTCATCGTTACCGTTGAGGCGAGTGGAGTGGATATTTACTGCAACTATCCGGCAAAGGAAGTTGAAGCCGGTGAAAAGGTGTCCTTCCAGCTCCACATAAGTTCTTCAACGCCCGTCATACTGCCGCTAAGCGCAGAAGTCCCCGAGAGCTGGAATGCGAAATTCATGGCCGATGGACAGCCTGTGAGGGCAGTTAAGGTTTCAGGAGAGGCCCTGGTAGAGGTAGTCGTCAGCGTGCCCAGCGACGCATCCGTCGGCGAGTATGAAATTAAAGTGAAGGCCGGGAATGCAGAGGAGACGCTTGGAGTCTACGTGAACAAAACCCACGCCGGTGAAAACGGCACCCTCTCAGTCAAGGTCACGGATGAAGGCTCAGGAACCTACGTGGCCGGTGCCAAGGTGGAGCTCCTTCGGGACGGGAAGACTGTGACGGAAGCAAAGACACTTTCCGATGGGACCGCCTCAATCGAAGCTCCAGAGGGACACTACACAGTGAGGATCTCAAAGGAATCCTACCGCAAGGTCGAGAAAAACGTTGAGATAAAGGCCGGCAGGAGAAAGGAGCTCTATGTGAGCATGCGCAGACTGCCTTACTACATGGACATCAGTGTTCCTGAGCCGTCGAAGAGTCAGGTGCTCGGGAGAAGCTTCACCTACACCGTGGTTCTAAAGAATCTTGGAACAGAGGACGATACGTACTCACTGAGCCTAAGTGTGCCCCAGAACTGGGGCGGAATGGTGGTGGAAGATCCGGCCTCACGCACGGGGATAACCAGCGCATACGTCAGGTCCGGGGAAGAAAAGCAGTTTTACGTGCTCCTGATACCCCCCGACACGGCGGAGCTCGGAACGTACCGTTCAACCCTCCGTGTGGTCTCAACTGGGAGCGGGGAAGAGCGGGAGATAAACCTCACGGCAAAACTGACCGGCAGCTACGGACTGACGGTGACTCTAGAAAGGTACAGTTTGAAGGTGGACGCTGGAGACGAGGCGAAAACCACGGTCAGGGCATATAACACGGGCACCAGTCCGCTGACCAATGTCAGGCTGGAGGTCAAGGCTCCCAAGGGATGGAACGTAAAGGTGGAGCCGCGGAAAGTGCCTTCCCTGGGGAGGGATGACGAGGTAGAGTTCACAATTGAGGTGGCGGTTCCCGAGAACGTGGATGCCGGGGACTATCTCATCACCGTCAACGCCATCAGCGACCAGAAAACTAAGGAAGCGAGCATCAGGGTTACCGTGAGCAAGGGAAGCGGTCAGACGTACCTGGGGCTGGCCATAATCCTCGGAGCGCTCCTGGTGCTGGGGCTCCTGCTGAGGAGATACGGAAGGCGCTGA
- a CDS encoding ABC transporter permease produces MIGAIASKEFRDYMTSRRFLVLFGFLLLITLLALAQVKTGMMTWQGMEGESPKVYDVMWGVTYYLGLIGGIFALALGFDAITREKENRTLKVLMGHPVYRDQVILGKLLGGAMTLAVAVVITFLVVLGTLMWMGVTVDGTSITRLAVYFFFAYLYLLVFFGIAVAFSAHSKSSGSALMYALVLFLAVTVVFESLAPIVANHMAGPKPQPPQEAFMDYSENVTLEELQAQEKLWEEYDELIQEWSKKYFNIVETVNSLSPRADFQQISVYVLNPHAQSWEDAMYSPGIEGPEQPTYSLAESLSFAKREIVFLLAYLIIGFVAAYLGFVRAEIR; encoded by the coding sequence ATGATAGGGGCAATAGCGAGCAAGGAGTTCCGTGACTATATGACCAGCAGGCGTTTTCTGGTTCTGTTTGGATTTTTGCTTCTCATAACCCTGCTCGCACTGGCACAGGTAAAGACAGGCATGATGACGTGGCAGGGCATGGAAGGGGAAAGTCCAAAGGTCTACGACGTCATGTGGGGGGTCACATATTACCTGGGACTCATCGGGGGAATATTCGCCCTCGCACTCGGTTTTGACGCGATAACCCGTGAGAAGGAGAACAGGACTCTCAAGGTCCTCATGGGCCATCCGGTCTACAGGGATCAGGTGATACTAGGAAAACTCCTCGGGGGCGCCATGACACTGGCGGTGGCGGTGGTAATAACGTTCCTCGTCGTTCTAGGAACGCTGATGTGGATGGGGGTCACAGTGGACGGCACTTCAATCACCAGACTGGCGGTGTACTTCTTTTTCGCCTACCTGTACCTGCTGGTGTTCTTCGGGATAGCCGTTGCGTTTTCGGCACACTCCAAGTCCAGCGGCAGCGCCCTGATGTACGCCCTGGTTCTCTTCCTGGCCGTCACGGTGGTGTTTGAATCCCTGGCGCCGATCGTGGCGAATCATATGGCGGGACCAAAGCCCCAGCCCCCACAGGAAGCGTTCATGGACTATTCCGAGAACGTGACCCTGGAGGAACTGCAGGCACAGGAAAAGCTGTGGGAGGAGTACGACGAACTGATACAGGAGTGGAGCAAGAAATACTTTAACATCGTTGAAACTGTCAACAGCCTGTCCCCAAGGGCGGACTTCCAGCAGATATCGGTGTACGTGCTCAATCCCCACGCACAGTCCTGGGAGGACGCGATGTATTCCCCGGGAATTGAGGGCCCCGAACAGCCAACGTACAGTCTGGCCGAGAGCCTGTCCTTCGCCAAGAGGGAAATCGTCTTCCTGCTGGCGTATCTGATAATAGGCTTTGTCGCGGCGTATCTTGGATTCGTACGGGCGGAAATAAGGTGA
- a CDS encoding ABC transporter ATP-binding protein encodes MNIIETENLTKVYDGIAAVDRLNLTVKKGTVYGFLGPNGAGKTTTILLLLGLIQPTEGRAYVAGIDVQEKPVEVKRISGFMPAEGGLYPNLTAFDNLMYISKFYRIPKEDARRRARELLELVGLEDAADRKVGGFSTGMKQRLLLAQALLNDPEVLFLDEPTNGLDPRGAVEMRELIRRLKKDGKTVFFSSHILSEVEEVSDEIGIISGGKLLISGSQEEIKRKFIEGRVFITVETKQPLVLNDLNTEVIEWRKAGSNRLTVYASRDIREELVEELTGMGYTVIDVHLHEPTLEEVFLELVYGREEE; translated from the coding sequence ATGAACATAATCGAAACTGAAAACCTCACGAAAGTTTATGACGGCATTGCCGCCGTGGATCGCCTGAACCTAACCGTGAAAAAAGGGACTGTCTACGGATTTCTGGGACCAAATGGGGCGGGAAAAACAACGACGATACTTCTCCTCCTGGGCCTCATTCAGCCAACGGAGGGCAGGGCCTACGTGGCAGGAATAGACGTTCAGGAAAAACCGGTGGAGGTCAAAAGGATAAGCGGGTTCATGCCCGCGGAGGGCGGACTCTACCCCAATCTGACGGCCTTCGATAACCTCATGTACATATCCAAATTCTACAGGATTCCCAAAGAAGATGCCAGGAGAAGGGCAAGGGAACTGCTCGAGCTTGTGGGACTCGAAGACGCCGCGGACAGAAAGGTGGGGGGATTCTCCACCGGTATGAAGCAGCGCCTTCTGCTGGCCCAGGCTCTTCTAAACGACCCGGAGGTTCTCTTCCTCGATGAACCGACCAACGGTCTTGACCCCAGGGGCGCTGTGGAAATGAGGGAACTGATACGCAGATTGAAGAAAGATGGAAAGACGGTATTCTTCTCATCCCACATCCTCTCGGAGGTCGAGGAGGTAAGCGATGAGATAGGGATAATATCCGGGGGAAAACTCCTCATAAGCGGCAGCCAGGAGGAGATAAAGCGGAAATTCATTGAGGGAAGGGTCTTTATAACGGTGGAAACAAAGCAGCCGCTCGTTCTTAATGACCTGAACACAGAAGTGATAGAGTGGCGCAAAGCGGGAAGCAACAGACTGACCGTCTACGCATCCAGGGACATCAGAGAGGAGCTGGTAGAGGAACTAACGGGCATGGGCTACACCGTCATCGATGTTCACCTGCATGAACCAACGCTGGAGGAGGTCTTCCTCGAGCTGGTTTACGGGAGGGAGGAAGAATGA